A stretch of the Panthera uncia isolate 11264 chromosome D1, Puncia_PCG_1.0, whole genome shotgun sequence genome encodes the following:
- the TMEM126B gene encoding complex I assembly factor TMEM126B, mitochondrial isoform X1, which yields MAALGREAGADLRDAAVLPVRTGEASKDIRMATYTHGQPSVSLGDEKFRRPMVIEIIEKKMEYLRKEKTLNVYGTVFFGTAASFSGMLANFIFRHCFKVKHDALKTYASVTTLPFLSTVVAYKFLVTDALYLGNISQENCVLRSSLVGIVCGVLYPTGLAFSKTGRLAVKYHTVPLPPKGRVLLYWLLLCQTEVKAMMIPLVFQTVFGIFNGLRHYAIFESTLEKTVRDD from the exons ATGGCGGCGCTTGGGCGTGAGGCTGGGGCTGACCTGAGGGATGCAGCTGTGTTGCCGGTCAGAACTGGGGAAGCGTCCAAG gACATCAGAATGGCAACATACACACATGGTCAGCCCAGTGTTTCTCTCGGAGATGAAAAATTCAGAAGACCCATGGTCATCgaaatcatagaaaaaaaaatggagtatcttagaaaagaaaa GACTTTAAATGTGTATGGCACAGTGTTCTTTGGAACAGCAGCTAGTTTCTCTGGAATGTTGGCGAACTTCATTTTCAGACACTGCTTCAAGGTTAAACATGATGCTTTGAAGACATATGCATCAGTGACTACACTTCCGTTTTTGTCTACTGTAGTCGCTTATAAGTTCCTTGTAACAGATGCTTTGTATTTGg gCAATATAAGCCAGGAAAATTGTGTTCTGAGGAGTTCACTGGTTGGCATAGTATGTGGTGTTTTATATCCCACTGGTTTGGCTTTTTCTAAAACTGGACGCCTGGCAGTCAA gtaTCATACTGTTCCATTGCCACCAAAAGGAAGGGTTTTACTTTACTGgttgctgctttgtcaaacagAGGTAAAAGCAATGATGATTCCTCTGGTCTTTCAGACAGTCTTTGGAATATTTAATGGTCTACGGCATTATGCAATATTTGAAAGTACACTTGAGAAAACTGTACGTGATGATTAA
- the TMEM126B gene encoding complex I assembly factor TMEM126B, mitochondrial isoform X2 has protein sequence MATYTHGQPSVSLGDEKFRRPMVIEIIEKKMEYLRKEKTLNVYGTVFFGTAASFSGMLANFIFRHCFKVKHDALKTYASVTTLPFLSTVVAYKFLVTDALYLGNISQENCVLRSSLVGIVCGVLYPTGLAFSKTGRLAVKYHTVPLPPKGRVLLYWLLLCQTEVKAMMIPLVFQTVFGIFNGLRHYAIFESTLEKTVRDD, from the exons ATGGCAACATACACACATGGTCAGCCCAGTGTTTCTCTCGGAGATGAAAAATTCAGAAGACCCATGGTCATCgaaatcatagaaaaaaaaatggagtatcttagaaaagaaaa GACTTTAAATGTGTATGGCACAGTGTTCTTTGGAACAGCAGCTAGTTTCTCTGGAATGTTGGCGAACTTCATTTTCAGACACTGCTTCAAGGTTAAACATGATGCTTTGAAGACATATGCATCAGTGACTACACTTCCGTTTTTGTCTACTGTAGTCGCTTATAAGTTCCTTGTAACAGATGCTTTGTATTTGg gCAATATAAGCCAGGAAAATTGTGTTCTGAGGAGTTCACTGGTTGGCATAGTATGTGGTGTTTTATATCCCACTGGTTTGGCTTTTTCTAAAACTGGACGCCTGGCAGTCAA gtaTCATACTGTTCCATTGCCACCAAAAGGAAGGGTTTTACTTTACTGgttgctgctttgtcaaacagAGGTAAAAGCAATGATGATTCCTCTGGTCTTTCAGACAGTCTTTGGAATATTTAATGGTCTACGGCATTATGCAATATTTGAAAGTACACTTGAGAAAACTGTACGTGATGATTAA